A region of the Helicobacteraceae bacterium genome:
AGGGCGCAGGGTATGACAAAGCGCCGCGATCGGTAGGCTTTCAGATGTTCCGCCTCCAACGCGCCGAAGGCTTTAAGCAAAACGCCGCGATCGGTTAGTTTCGCAAGCGCCGTTTTAGCCTCGTCGCCGTTTGGCTTTTGCGTTCTTAAATCGACGATTAAATCAAACCTATCCTCTAAATCTTGCGCGTTGATCGCGATCGAACCCGTTTTCCACGCTATATTTTGATCGTAAGTAAAATCCGCGCCGCGAAACGAGCAGATCGTTATGGCGACGTTGTGTTTAGCTATTTCGTCGATCAAAGTTTTGTCTATAACGTCGCCTAAAATAAGCGCCGATTTCGGCTCGTCGATAACGCACAGCGGTATATGCGCCGCTATCTCCGCAACAATTGTTTTCATAGTCATAGCGCCGATTTTAGCGCCGAGCGGTTGAAGCGGTTTTATTGACGCAAGGTTAAAATCGCCTCTTTAATTAAAGGCGCGATAATGGATTACAAACAGGCTGGAGTGGATATAGAGGCTGGAAACGCTTTTGTGGAGGCGATTAAACCGGTGGTGAAATCTACTTTTACAAGCGGCGTTTTAGGCTCGATCGGCTCGTTTTCGGGGGCTTTCAGACTGCCCGAAGGATATAAAAAGCCCGTGTTGCTCGGCGCAACGGACGGCGTGGGGACGAAACTAAGGCTGGCGATCGACGGCGGGATTTTGGGAAGCGTCGGCGTCGATCTAACGGCGATGTGCGTAAACGATCTGATATGCAATCGCGGCGAGCCGCTGTTTTTCTTGGACTACTACGCGACGGGCAAGCTCGACGCAAACGAAGCAAAAGCCGTCGTGGAGGGGATCGCCAAAGGGTGTATAGAAGCCGAATGCGCGCTTATCGGCGGCGAAACCGCCGAAATGCCCGGAATGTATGGCGCCAAAGATTTCGATCTGGCGGGATTTGCCGTCGGAATCGCCGAAGAAGACGAGATAACCAACCCGCCGCGCCTACAAGAGGGCGATACGCTGATCGCGCTACCAAGTAGCGGATTGCACAGCAACGGCTTTTCGCTGGCGCGAAAACTGCTATTTGAAAAACTTAACATGAAATTCGACGATCCTTTCGACGGCGCTACGCTGATCGAGGTTTTGCTAAAACCCACCGAAATATACGTTAAACGTTTCAAAGCGCACAAAACGCGCGTAAAAGCTCTGGCGCATATTACGGGCGGCGGCATCGTGGAAAATCTGCCGCGATCGCTAAGTCAAGGGCTTTGCGCCGTAGTGGAAAGCAAATCAATCAGATCGCAGGAGATTTTCAAGCTGATGAGCGGCTATGTCGCTAAAGAGGAGATGTTTAGAACCTTCAATATGGGCGTAGGCATGATATGGATTGTCGATAAAAACGACGCGGAGGCAATCGCCGCTTCCGTCGGCGGCTATATAATCGGGCGTTTAACGTCCGGCGATCGTTCGGTTAAGTTTGTCGGCTAAATCGCATTCTAGCCGCGTTAAACAAGTTTCGCCTTAGACGCTTTGCCGTCGCGAGGCTAATCGGCGCTCTATTTCGCGTAGGTTTTAGCGCGATCGTAAAGCGATTTTACGCTTGATTGGATCGGCTTAAAACCTTAGCTTTTAAGTTTCTTTTTATTATAATCCCGCTTGCAAAATCACAGAGGGACTTAAAATAATGAGCAGAAAAGTTGTAACGATGCGAGCCGTTTCGCTCGTAACCTCTCTAGTTATTGTCGCTTTGATTAGCGGCGGATGCGAAGACAAGTCGGCTGGATCGGCTACTAAATCGGCTACGCCGCCGCCCGCGACTACGACGCCGGCAACGCCTCCGCCTG
Encoded here:
- the purM gene encoding phosphoribosylformylglycinamidine cyclo-ligase; the protein is MDYKQAGVDIEAGNAFVEAIKPVVKSTFTSGVLGSIGSFSGAFRLPEGYKKPVLLGATDGVGTKLRLAIDGGILGSVGVDLTAMCVNDLICNRGEPLFFLDYYATGKLDANEAKAVVEGIAKGCIEAECALIGGETAEMPGMYGAKDFDLAGFAVGIAEEDEITNPPRLQEGDTLIALPSSGLHSNGFSLARKLLFEKLNMKFDDPFDGATLIEVLLKPTEIYVKRFKAHKTRVKALAHITGGGIVENLPRSLSQGLCAVVESKSIRSQEIFKLMSGYVAKEEMFRTFNMGVGMIWIVDKNDAEAIAASVGGYIIGRLTSGDRSVKFVG